In the Candidatus Zixiibacteriota bacterium genome, one interval contains:
- a CDS encoding PEP-CTERM sorting domain-containing protein: MIMIKFAVILIIAVSLVFGSSAYALIVDFEMGLARNVENASSGVPGLQFISSADDDWLHPDIPTSDCIGDAFDLLDGQENGTSDVPYSKQGGSDFLSLSPAVNSTSNTLPNNHGSMNSFDDIIGEPSGDPSDLPEPATLLLLGAGLLGGGIARRKARK; encoded by the coding sequence ATGATCATGATAAAATTCGCAGTTATACTGATTATCGCGGTGTCGCTTGTATTCGGAAGTTCAGCGTATGCGCTAATTGTCGATTTCGAAATGGGACTCGCTCGGAATGTTGAAAACGCATCTTCCGGAGTTCCGGGGCTTCAGTTCATCAGCTCGGCCGACGATGACTGGCTGCATCCTGACATCCCGACAAGTGACTGCATTGGCGATGCTTTCGACCTGCTCGACGGCCAGGAGAATGGCACCAGCGACGTGCCCTATTCCAAGCAAGGCGGTTCCGATTTTCTTTCTTTGTCGCCAGCCGTCAATAGCACATCAAACACGCTGCCGAACAATCACGGCAGCATGAATTCGTTTGACGACATCATTGGCGAACCAAGCGGCGATCCATCAGATCTTCCGGAGCCGGCTACTCTGCTCCTTCTTGGCGCAGGTCTGCTCGGCGGTGGTATTGCCCGTCGCAAAGCTCGTAAATAA
- a CDS encoding HAD-IIB family hydrolase: MTYTISDSNLDKSSLAVITDLDGTLLDYDSYSFDAAKPALSKLRAMKVPVICCSSKTCEEIMHWRRILRISDPFVSENGASVVLPRQHFKVLSNDLQPRGAYLVKTFGTNRDLLRYVFEKVRDESGITMIGFSDMTVAEIRQLCGFASDSEAVRAASREHSEPFRFGNGVGEAKIARVLREFTNAGLHVIRGRRFYHLAGKVNKGLAVGYLREAYLKAHGKRLTLIGIGDSKNDIEMLEAVDIPFLVMGRSRRYDKTVKETARPMLAGAPGPEGWNRAVDLILSRLTA, translated from the coding sequence ATGACTTATACCATATCTGATTCTAATCTCGATAAGTCAAGCCTCGCGGTGATAACTGACCTTGACGGCACCCTTCTCGATTATGACAGCTATTCGTTCGATGCTGCGAAGCCTGCTCTCAGTAAGCTCCGAGCAATGAAAGTCCCGGTGATATGCTGTTCGTCGAAGACTTGTGAAGAGATCATGCACTGGCGACGCATATTGAGAATCAGCGACCCCTTCGTCAGCGAGAATGGCGCTTCTGTGGTCTTGCCAAGGCAGCATTTCAAAGTCTTGTCCAATGATCTGCAGCCGAGGGGCGCCTATTTGGTGAAGACATTCGGAACGAATAGAGATTTGCTGAGATATGTCTTCGAAAAAGTTAGAGATGAGTCGGGCATCACCATGATCGGATTTTCCGATATGACCGTCGCTGAGATCAGACAGCTCTGCGGCTTCGCATCTGACTCTGAGGCCGTGCGTGCCGCCAGCCGCGAACACAGCGAACCATTCAGATTCGGAAACGGCGTCGGGGAAGCGAAGATCGCACGAGTCCTCAGGGAGTTCACCAACGCTGGATTGCACGTTATAAGGGGGAGACGGTTCTACCACCTCGCCGGGAAAGTCAACAAAGGACTGGCAGTAGGGTATCTGCGTGAGGCGTATCTCAAAGCTCACGGAAAACGATTGACGCTCATCGGCATCGGTGACAGCAAGAATGATATCGAGATGCTTGAGGCTGTGGATATTCCGTTTCTTGTGATGGGCAGGAGCCGCCGATATGACAAAACTGTCAAGGAGACTGCCCGACCGATGTTGGCAGGCGCTCCCGGTCCGGAGGGCTGGAACAGGGCTGTTGATTTGATCCTATCCCGGTTAACAGCTTAG
- a CDS encoding glycosyltransferase has translation MKPSNSITNSGGQLSRKVKLIGRQLKKQVDSIKKADIIIGIPSYNNSDTIHHVVNAISAGIIKYFPDYTTVVVNSDGGSTDGTPRIVMDAAIDDLETIMVEHPIYTIHKISTPYRGVPGKGSAFRTIFKIANMLEAKAIAVVDSDLRSITPEWIELLVAPVLHKSFDFVAPRYQRHKYDGTITNSVVYPVTNALYGSGVRQPIGGEFGFSGALAAHFLTVGEFDTDIARFGIDIWMTTTALATGCKICQVFLGAKIHDPKDPGSDLSSMLVQVVGSLFYLMEKYEHIWWDRTETKRVPEFGFRFQVGVEPVNVNLERLVQGFRQGVDSLGPVWKTILDPRSLDQLSEMSRSDISQFSFPAELWVKVIYDFALGFHHRVMHPDHLVRALTPLYLGRTAGFINQIQDSDPDEVERVIEELCVEFVRQKPYLMSRWRRPRP, from the coding sequence ATGAAGCCGTCGAACTCGATAACAAATAGCGGTGGTCAATTGTCTCGAAAAGTCAAATTAATAGGGCGACAGCTCAAGAAGCAGGTCGACAGTATCAAGAAAGCCGACATTATCATCGGCATCCCGAGCTACAACAACTCCGATACGATTCACCACGTCGTCAATGCCATTTCTGCCGGGATCATTAAGTATTTCCCGGACTACACGACCGTGGTTGTCAATTCAGACGGAGGTTCGACAGACGGCACTCCAAGGATTGTGATGGATGCGGCAATCGACGATCTCGAAACGATCATGGTTGAGCATCCCATCTACACAATTCACAAGATCAGCACTCCCTACCGTGGTGTGCCCGGCAAGGGCTCTGCATTCAGGACGATTTTCAAGATCGCAAACATGCTGGAAGCCAAAGCTATAGCCGTTGTCGACTCCGATCTGAGGAGCATTACGCCAGAGTGGATTGAATTGCTTGTTGCGCCCGTACTTCACAAATCTTTTGACTTTGTTGCGCCCCGTTATCAGCGGCACAAGTACGATGGTACGATCACTAACAGTGTAGTCTATCCAGTGACCAACGCCCTTTATGGCTCGGGAGTCCGGCAGCCGATAGGGGGCGAGTTCGGCTTCTCCGGCGCGCTGGCAGCTCATTTCCTGACAGTGGGGGAATTCGACACTGATATTGCGCGCTTCGGAATCGATATTTGGATGACCACTACTGCTCTGGCCACAGGCTGCAAGATTTGTCAGGTTTTTCTCGGCGCAAAAATCCACGATCCCAAAGATCCCGGCAGTGACCTGTCGTCGATGTTAGTGCAGGTTGTCGGTTCGCTCTTCTATCTCATGGAGAAATACGAACATATCTGGTGGGACAGGACCGAGACAAAGAGAGTTCCTGAGTTCGGATTCCGCTTCCAGGTCGGTGTAGAGCCGGTCAATGTCAACCTCGAACGACTGGTGCAGGGATTCCGGCAGGGAGTCGACAGCCTTGGACCTGTCTGGAAGACGATTCTCGATCCTCGCAGTCTCGATCAACTTTCGGAAATGTCAAGATCGGACATCAGTCAGTTTTCATTCCCCGCGGAATTGTGGGTCAAGGTCATTTATGATTTCGCCCTCGGTTTCCATCATCGTGTTATGCACCCCGACCATCTGGTTAGAGCCCTGACTCCGTTGTATCTGGGGAGAACTGCCGGATTCATTAATCAAATCCAGGACAGCGATCCAGATGAAGTGGAGCGGGTAATTGAGGAGCTGTGTGTGGAGTTCGTCAGACAGAAGCCTTATCTCATGTCGCGGTGGAGAAGACCGCGGCCATAA
- a CDS encoding glycosyl transferase, translated as MSDFYQTGTISTLHKIGREDVSALEEELRGFSKSRPLSLILPAIYEEFERPALPRILKELEGVDYLREIVLVMNKTSAMQFREAKRHLSGLPYPVKIVWSSGERIGKLYDHLEREQLSLGEDGKGRSVWIALGYLIAQDHSEAIALHDCDILTYDRGLLARLCYPLGNPNLGYEFCKGYYSRVTDRLHGRVTRLFFIPMIRSIIRILGHLPLLDYLNSFRYPLAGEFSLDIHLSRINRIPSDWGLEVGMLSEVYRNCAQSRICQVDLAEVYEHKHQELLSDDPTRGLLKMCIDITKSVFRTVAQEGVILSEAFMHTFEVTYLQMAQNIVKQYEDDASINHLYFDRHAESGAVETFARGIEIAAKEFWQNPRSSQVIPNWNRVTSAIPDILEQLNEAVELDNK; from the coding sequence ATGAGCGATTTCTATCAGACCGGAACAATCTCCACACTGCATAAGATCGGCAGAGAAGATGTCTCCGCCCTCGAAGAAGAACTTCGCGGATTTTCCAAATCGCGACCTCTTTCGCTAATTCTGCCAGCCATATATGAAGAATTCGAACGACCGGCGCTCCCCAGGATTCTAAAAGAACTTGAAGGCGTCGACTATCTCCGCGAGATCGTGCTGGTTATGAACAAAACAAGCGCTATGCAATTCAGGGAGGCGAAAAGACACTTGTCTGGCTTGCCGTATCCGGTCAAGATCGTCTGGTCAAGCGGTGAGCGGATCGGGAAATTGTACGATCATCTCGAGAGGGAACAGCTCTCGCTTGGTGAAGATGGCAAAGGTCGGTCGGTCTGGATAGCGCTTGGATATCTCATCGCGCAGGATCATTCAGAGGCTATCGCGCTACATGACTGCGACATCCTGACATATGACCGCGGGTTGCTCGCAAGGCTTTGCTATCCACTCGGCAATCCCAACCTCGGATATGAGTTCTGCAAAGGCTATTACAGCCGCGTTACTGATCGACTGCATGGCAGAGTGACGCGCCTGTTCTTCATCCCGATGATTAGATCAATCATCAGGATTCTCGGGCATCTTCCATTGCTCGACTACCTGAACAGCTTTCGATACCCGCTTGCAGGCGAATTCTCGCTCGACATCCATCTCTCACGCATCAATCGCATACCGAGCGACTGGGGGCTTGAGGTGGGCATGCTCTCCGAAGTGTATCGGAACTGTGCCCAGAGCAGAATTTGCCAGGTCGACTTAGCTGAAGTTTATGAGCACAAGCATCAGGAGTTGTTATCAGATGATCCGACACGCGGCCTGCTCAAGATGTGTATAGATATTACGAAATCGGTCTTTCGTACCGTCGCTCAGGAGGGAGTGATTCTCTCTGAGGCTTTCATGCATACATTCGAGGTCACTTATCTGCAGATGGCGCAGAATATCGTAAAACAGTACGAGGATGATGCTTCTATCAATCATCTGTATTTCGACCGACATGCGGAATCGGGCGCAGTCGAGACCTTTGCCAGAGGGATCGAGATCGCGGCGAAGGAATTCTGGCAGAATCCGCGTAGCTCGCAGGTTATTCCAAACTGGAACCGAGTCACTTCGGCAATCCCTGACATCCTTGAGCAGTTGAATGAAGCCGTCGAACTCGATAACAAATAG
- a CDS encoding FkbM family methyltransferase, whose amino-acid sequence MRQLISTVIFKLVSLYTRHFPIDKGKSRIVNLLWHRGMQGYSCLTKSIDGRVFEFNSLTKHNRWVFFYGESDPYETALIRCHVKDGETAIDAGANVGWFTTLLSQLTGEQGRVFAIEPVPGNFEVLCKSVELNSCQSNVTCYNRLCGDRDGFDEVFEFPELDPGLSSQRPISDQCRVAHKIELIRLDDLINDNGLSAVDFLKVDVEGAELALLRGCAESLRSGVIKSILIEANDERSAAFGYAFQDCIDLILGLNDFDCFRVCRDRIGIRAMQDRSDFEFGDNLVFLLKSAGKLEHISSLIVS is encoded by the coding sequence ATGAGGCAGCTGATTTCAACTGTGATTTTCAAACTGGTGTCTCTCTACACAAGACACTTCCCAATCGATAAAGGCAAGAGCAGGATTGTCAATCTGCTGTGGCATCGGGGAATGCAGGGCTATTCCTGCCTTACGAAATCAATCGACGGCCGCGTGTTCGAGTTCAATTCCCTAACAAAACACAACCGTTGGGTCTTCTTCTACGGTGAAAGCGATCCGTACGAGACCGCGCTGATACGCTGTCATGTAAAGGATGGAGAGACTGCGATCGACGCTGGCGCGAATGTCGGATGGTTCACGACGCTTCTCTCGCAACTCACGGGAGAACAGGGGAGAGTCTTTGCGATTGAACCGGTGCCGGGCAATTTCGAGGTGCTCTGCAAGTCGGTCGAACTCAACAGCTGTCAATCGAACGTGACATGTTATAATCGACTTTGCGGAGATCGTGACGGATTTGACGAAGTCTTTGAGTTTCCTGAGCTTGATCCCGGGCTAAGCAGCCAGCGTCCGATCAGTGATCAGTGTCGTGTTGCGCATAAGATTGAGTTGATCCGCCTTGACGATCTCATCAATGATAACGGGCTCAGTGCCGTAGACTTCCTCAAGGTCGATGTCGAAGGCGCCGAATTGGCGCTGCTAAGGGGATGCGCCGAATCGCTGAGATCGGGCGTCATCAAATCGATTCTCATCGAGGCGAACGATGAACGTTCAGCCGCGTTCGGGTACGCATTTCAGGATTGTATCGACTTGATTCTCGGTCTCAATGATTTCGATTGCTTTAGAGTGTGTCGGGACAGGATCGGCATCCGTGCAATGCAAGACAGGTCTGATTTTGAGTTCGGAGACAATCTTGTCTTCCTGTTGAAATCGGCCGGAAAGCTCGAACACATATCTTCGCTAATCGTGAGTTGA